A stretch of DNA from Gimesia chilikensis:
CTCAACGACTCCGCCTGCAGGAAGCCAACGGTTCGGCGGGGTTGGAAAACCGGAGGCTCCGGTCCACGATCATTCCAGGGAGGACAATCATGATCTACCGCTGTCTGCTGTCGCTGCTGCTCCTGTCCAGCCTGACCAGGTTCTTGCAGGCCGACTCGCTCCCCCTGGAAGCCGTCAAACCCCTGCTGCCAGCCGCCGACGACGAAACCCGGGCCCTCCGGGCGCTGCGGGAGTGGAGCGAGGCCCATCGAAACTGCACCAGGGTCGAGGCTAAATTTCTTCGTATCTGGTATGACGATGTATTTGAAGTCCAGAAACATGCAGCAGGCGAATTCAGCTATCTGGGACCGCATCGTGGTTTCGTGAAATGGAACGCTCTTGCCCGAAGACCCAGGGAAGAATCTCTCAAACGGGGAAGGCGGGGGAAAGCTTACGAATATCAGGATACTGAACCTGAGGCCTGGTACTGGCTCACGGACCGGTTGTTGAAGATCGATGAGTCTGAAAAAACAGTCGATATTTTTCCTGTTCCTCAAGGGTCTATGATAATTGTTTCGTTCGATTTTGGCGATTTTTTTAAGTCCGTCGACAGCCCCCTTTTGTTTGTTCCCGGAATGCCAAATAAGAAACGCCTTGAAAGTATGATTCAGGGCAGCATGTTCCAGGTCATTCGCGAAAACAAAAGTCATATCTGGATCGCGGGGAAACCCAAACCCCCCAAGCAGGCTGCGATATATCAGGAATTTAAGCTTTACCTGGCAAAGGCGCCCTGGCGACTGAAAGCCATTCAATTGATTCATCCCGGCGGAAATCAGTCGAGCGTTTATATTTTTTCGGAAGTTAATTTTGAACCCGGGGAATGGGATGAACCTGACCTCACTGGCTATAAAATACTGAATGATCTGACGAAAGAACCGTTCGAATGGCCCGTCGAAGCCCGCTACCCAGGCTCGGACCCGGAGACGAGAGAACGCGGGCCAGTCGAAGCCCTGCGGCCTCAGCAGCCAGGCCCGGATTGGATCCACTTTCTCAATCCAATGTTCACACTGGGATTTGCTCTCTGGGAAATGGTCCACTAAGATCAAAGGGTCCCCATGTTCATCCGATTGCCGGAGTATTGCCGCCATGCAGAGGTCCCTTGAAACTGAAAAGATTGAGAAGCATCTCGATGTGATTGGAATCCTGTTTATGGTCATGGCTGGCTTCAGTCTGCTCACGGTAGTATTCATTCCGTTCCACTTCATGTTGTTCCAGTCGTTCACGGATCATTTTCCGCGTCAGGCCAATGGTCCCGATCCCCGGAGAATGATTCAGGACATGCAACCGTTTATTTATATTGTCTATGCCATGATCGGTCTGTTCTCATTGTTCTTTGGCGCAATTTTGCTGGCGGCCGGCATCAACATCCGCCGCAGAAGACACTTCACCTTTTGCGTGGTCGGGTCGGCGCTGATCTGCACTTCCTTTCCTCTGGGGACCGCTCTGGGGATCTGGTCTTTATTGACCCTGTTGAATAAACAGACCCGGCCACTGTTCGAACAGCGGACCGATCTGGGCGATGCCGACTTTCTGGATTGAATGATTGAGGAATCCCTCTGATGCCCATGACCAAAGCCAGCCAGCTCAACCTGATTGGCACCCTGTTTCTGATGCTGGGGATTCTGTCGATCTTCAATCTGGTGTTTTTGAGTCAGATCGGAGAGCAGGTTAAGGCAAACTCCCTCGCGAATGCAGATCTCCGTACGCCCGACGGAAAACCGTATGACGGCTTGAAAGAGCAGCGTGCGATGCAGCAGAGCTTTCTGCTGGGCATGCTGATTTTCTCGATCGGTTTCACCGTGATCAGTCTCCTGACCGGTACTTTTATCTTGAAACGGTTCAGTCATCGATCCTGTATTGTCGGGGCTGTTGTGACTATGATTGCATTTCCCCTGGGGACCATCCTCAGCGGCTGGGCATTGTTCGTACTCTGTAACCGGAACACAAAACAGCTGTTCCAGGAACGGGCAGCGCTGCGGGAAACGGACTTTCTCGAGTGAGGAAGGCAGGGAAGGGAATTGATCAGGTCGATGCAAACCGCAAAAAGAAGTAAACAGCTCAAAATTGCCGCCTGGCTGATTATCGGTCTCGGAATCGCGAGCCTGGCCATCCTCCCCCGCATGGCAGCAGGTTTTCCTAATCTCGAAATTCAACCCGGACCTCCTCCGATCCCCCTTGATCCCGAGGAGACGGCCAGGTACGAACAGATGGAGGAAATCGGGAATTATGCCTTTGGTGCTCTTTTTCGATTCATTCATTTCTGGGCCTGGTTTTATCCGATCAGTTGCCTTCTGGTGGGCGCAGTAATTTTACATCGCAGGTTTTATACGCTATCCGTATTGGGGGCGGTGCTGGTTTTTACCGGTGTCTTTCCGATCGGCATGATTCTCGGCGGTTGGGCAATATTCCTGCTCTGTAACCGGGATACGAAACAGCTTTTTCAGAAACAGACCGAACTGCGGGAAACGGACTTCCTCGATTGAAATATTTCTGCTTCTGTGGCAGCACGAACATTGACAGAACTACTCTACCGACCATAATTCTCCGGTTGTGAATCTGTCTGCAAATCAAACTCTCGAGGTTCTTTTGAACGAACAGAAACAAACGCGGCTCAAGCGGGCCGGTAAGCTGCTGATCCTCTGGGGCGTCCTGCATCTGACTCTGCTGCTGGCTGTGTACCCGATGATCTCCGCGATGAATGAGGGGATGCAGCAGATCATTGAACAGCCTGCACAGAAGCAGGCGCCGGAACAGGTCTCGGCCCGGTTTCGCTCGATCATGCAGACCGCGGTCACGCTCGTGGAGATCTGCCTCTGGGCTTATCCCGTCATCTGCCTGTTGACCGGCGTTTGGATTCTGCAGACGCGTCACCTCACCGGGTGTGTTGTCGGGGCCGCCCTGGTCTGTGTCTCCGTTCCCCTGGGAACCATCCTCGGGATCTGGACGCTGATCCTCCTGCGGGACTCTGAAATCAGAACCCTGTTTGATCCACAGACGTCCGCACGGAATCTCAGCGATGCGTAGCAGACTTTCACCTTCAATTTCAATTCTGACGCCCTGTACCCGCAATCTACAAAAACGCCTCTGTTCAAAATCGCGCTCAGAGAAGATAATAGAGCCGTAAAAGCTGACGCCGAACATTTTAGAAAGATGCATCATGGAACCCCTGGATCTGAAGCAGTTTGAATGGAAAATCAAAGTTCGCCAGTTGACGATGGACGACTTCGACGAACTGGTGGAAATGGAAAAACAGTGTTTTCCCGGCATGCAGACCTGGGGACGTGAGCACATCGAGAGCCAGCTCACAACCTTCCCGGAGGGACAGCTCTGCGTCGAGATCGACGGGCGGCTGGCCGCTTCTTCGTCGAGCCTGATTCTCGACTATGATCCCGCGCTGGAATGGCACAACTGGAAAGCGGTCGCCGATGACGGCTATATCCGCAATCACAATCCCAAGGGGGATACGCTCTACGGGATCGAGATCATGGTCCATCCCGAATTCCGGGGGATGAAGCTTTCCCGTCGCCTCTACGATGCCCGTAAGGAACTCTGCCGGACTAAGAATCTGTCCCGTATCATTATCGCCGGTCGCATTCCCGGCTATCACCACTATGCCAAAACCCTCTCGGCACGCGAATACATTGAAAAGGTGGTCGATAAGGCGATTTACGATCAGGTTCTCACCGCACAGCTGGCCAACGGCTTCTCCGTGGAAGGGCTGATTCCCAATTACCTGCCCTCCGATACCGAATCCTGCGGCTATGCGACCTACCTCGACTGGACCAACCTCGATTACGTCCCCGGTGCCAAACGCAAGTTTCACAGCACGGTGGAACAGATCCGCATCTGCGTCGTCCAGTACCAGATGCGTTCCGTCAAAGGCTTCGATGAGTTCGCCCAGCAGTGCGAGTTCTTTCTCGATACGGCCTCCGATTATAAATGCGACTTCATCCTCTTTCCGGAACTGTTTACTACGCAGCTCCTCTCCTGTGTGGAACCGACGCGGCCCGGGCAGGCCGCCCGTCGGCTGGCGGAATTCACACCCCAGTATCTCGATTTCTTCACCGAGATGGCGGTCAAGTACAACGTCAACGTCATCGGCGGTTCGCAGTTCGTGGTCGAGCACGGCACGCTGTATAACACCTCGTATCTGTTCGGCAGAGACGGTTCGATCGGCAAGCAGTACAAAATTCACATCACCCCCAGCGAACGTAAATGGTGGGGCGTGAGCCCCGGCGACCGCGTCGAAGTCTTCGACACCGACTGTGGCAGGATCGCGATTCAGATCTGCTACGACATTGAGTTCCCGGAACTGACCCGCATCGCGGCTCAGAAGGGGGCGCAGATCGTCTTCGTTCCCTTTAACACCGATACCCGCCACGGCTATCTCCGTGTCAGACACTGTGCCCAGGCACGCTGCGTGGAAAATCATCTGTATGTCGCCATCTCCGGTTGCACGGGCAACCTGCCTTTCGTGGAGAATGCAGACATTCATTACGCTCAGTCCGGGATCTTTACCCCCGCGGATGTCGAGTTCGCTCGCGACGCCGTCGCCGCGGAATGTAATCCCAATGTCGAAACCGTGATTATCCACGATCTCGACTTCGAACAGCTCAGACGTCACCGTGAGTCGGGCAGTGTCCAGAACTGGAACGACCGCCGCACGGAACTTTATCGGGTCGTATATCAGGAAGATGGCAACTCCTTTGAAGTCTAGTGGGCGTTGCAAATCAGGGTTTAATCTCGCGATCAAAGCCGAAATCCTTTAAAATCCAGGGGAACGAAATCAATCCTGTCCCCGAGAAATAAAGTGTATTTCAAATGGTTATGGAATCCGAACAGAAAGTCCGCGTACAACGGGAACGTGTTATGCTGGAATCTTATAGTGGAATCTCCAAAAAAGCGGGGATGCCCCCGGGATCGCTGGTCCATGTGGGAGACTTTGATGAAGAAGACACCCGGATCTCGGTCGTCGACTATTCCCCCGGCGATCTGGAAGAGCCGGTGGTCGAAACCGTCGAGGATCTGCTCAAGTTCCGGGACAAAAAATCGATCACCTGGGTTCTTCTGGAAGGACTTAAGAATGTAGAAGTCACCGAACTCATCGGCAGGCACTTCGACATTCA
This window harbors:
- a CDS encoding bifunctional GNAT family N-acetyltransferase/carbon-nitrogen hydrolase family protein, with product MEPLDLKQFEWKIKVRQLTMDDFDELVEMEKQCFPGMQTWGREHIESQLTTFPEGQLCVEIDGRLAASSSSLILDYDPALEWHNWKAVADDGYIRNHNPKGDTLYGIEIMVHPEFRGMKLSRRLYDARKELCRTKNLSRIIIAGRIPGYHHYAKTLSAREYIEKVVDKAIYDQVLTAQLANGFSVEGLIPNYLPSDTESCGYATYLDWTNLDYVPGAKRKFHSTVEQIRICVVQYQMRSVKGFDEFAQQCEFFLDTASDYKCDFILFPELFTTQLLSCVEPTRPGQAARRLAEFTPQYLDFFTEMAVKYNVNVIGGSQFVVEHGTLYNTSYLFGRDGSIGKQYKIHITPSERKWWGVSPGDRVEVFDTDCGRIAIQICYDIEFPELTRIAAQKGAQIVFVPFNTDTRHGYLRVRHCAQARCVENHLYVAISGCTGNLPFVENADIHYAQSGIFTPADVEFARDAVAAECNPNVETVIIHDLDFEQLRRHRESGSVQNWNDRRTELYRVVYQEDGNSFEV